GGGCGAGTTCGGCCTTGGTCTGCACCACGTGCTGCTGGCCATCCCGCCGGGCGGGGAAGACGCGTGCCGGCGCTTCTACGGCATGGTGCTCGGGATGACCGAGCTGGTGAAGCCCCCGGCGCCGGCCGCGCGCGGCGGGCGGTGGGTGCGCTCGGATCGGCTGGAGATCCACCTCGGGTCGACGAGGATTTCCGGCCCGCGCGCAAGGCGCATCCGGGCATCCTCGTCGCCTGGATGCGCTGGCCCGCCGGTTGGCTGCGTACGGGATCGCGGTGACCTGGGACGAAGGCTTTCCCGGCTACCGCCGGTGCTACGTCTTCGACCCCGTCGGCAACCGGCTGGAGTTTCTTTCCCCGCAACGGTGATCAGTCCGGCAGCCGCAGCCCGGCCGGATCGGACAGCCAGCCGCGTAGCGCCGCCGAGTCCGCGCCGAGGGCGGGCGGCGCCCGGTGGTAGCGGACGGGCGTGTCGTGCAGGCGCAGCGGGTTCGCGAGGGTCGCGATGCCGGGACGTCGTCTTCGGTGGACGGCAGTGTGACGACCGGATCCAGGCCCAGCTCGGTGGCGAAACCGATCGCCTGTGCGATGTCGTTGACCTTGCCGCAGGTCAGGCCACGGGCACGGAATTCCGCGGTCCACTCGTCGGTGGTCCGGGCGCCGAGGAGGTCCTCCAACGTCGTCACCAGTTCGGTCCGGTGCAGGACGCGGGCGTGGTTGGTCGCGAACGCCGGAGCCTCGGCGAGCGCGGGACGG
This Amycolatopsis sulphurea DNA region includes the following protein-coding sequences:
- a CDS encoding CoA transferase, with amino-acid sequence MICRRCKLRRASPVRTETSALPPRQRISQRGGVPSRMGNRHPSIAPYETLATRDGSLAVAIGNDRQFAVMATALGRPALAEAPAFATNHARVLHRTELVTTLEDLLGARTTDEWTAEFRARGLTCGKVNDIAQAIGFATELGLDPVVTLPSTEDDVPASRPSRTRCACTTRPSATTGRRPPSARTRRRYAAGCPIRPGCGCRTDHRCGERNSSRLPTGSKT